A genomic window from Montipora foliosa isolate CH-2021 unplaced genomic scaffold, ASM3666993v2 scaffold_410, whole genome shotgun sequence includes:
- the LOC137988173 gene encoding uncharacterized protein, with the protein MAASTSTSAASSRGIYWPDRVVTLLLEAVREKESLWNTKSEAYKNRNVKKAQYEEVLQVIKEELPDVDLASLKGKIQSLRTFYCEEVRKIKKSQGTGSGASDVYVSKWKFFDECSFLDEVIYSNRQVFTNVRYEDSSPGPGGEEEQLANYDNADTESESNVSVKSASTTYTTKRKRSDDNPLLESATSALNQLAKNAASAPEDEWDIFGKDVASSIRHQGDKDLQRRVKFAVKSAIFQATEPPRVPYQPYYQRDDSFSAQLQQPPY; encoded by the exons atggcggcctccACGTCGACCAGCGCTGCTTCCAGTAGAGGAATTTATTGGCCAGATCGAGTAGTGACTTTGTTGCTAGAGGCCGTCAGAGAAAAGGAGAGTCTCTGGAACACCAAAAGCGAGGCATACAAGAACCGAAACGTAAAAAAAGCACAGTACGAGGAAGTACTGCAGGtgataaaagaagaattgcCAGACGTTGATCTGGCAAGCCTCAAAG GTAAAATACAGAGTTTACGAACATTTTACTGTGAAGAGGTGAGAAAAATAAAGAAGAGCCAGGGTACAGGTAGTGGGGCAAGCGATGTTTATGTATCAAAGTGGAAGTTTTTCGATGAGTGCAGCTTCCTAGATGAGGTAATATACAGCAACCGGCAGGTATTTACTAATGTCAGATATGAAGATTCATCACCAGGACCTGGAGGTGAGGAAGAGCAGCTGGCAAATTATGATAATGCAGATACAGAAAGCGAGAGTAATGTTAGTGTTAAAAGTGCAAGCACTACGTACACAACAAAGAGGAAGAGATCTGATGACAATCCTTTGCTGGAGTCTGCCACATCTGCCCTGAACCAGCTTGCAAAAAATGCAGCATCTGCACCTGAAGATGAATGGGATATTTTCGGTAAGGATGTGGCCAGTTCCATCCGACACCAGGGGGATAAAGATTTGCAACGAAGGGTTAAGTTTGCGGTCAAATCAGCAATCTTTCAAGCAACAGAGCCCCCAAGAGTTCCATATCAGCCTTATTATCAAAGAGATGATTCATTTTCTGCCCAGCTACAACAGCCACCATACTAA